One Sediminicola sp. YIK13 DNA segment encodes these proteins:
- the rimO gene encoding 30S ribosomal protein S12 methylthiotransferase RimO yields MRTKTLKKNKINVVTLGCSKNVYDSEVLMGQLRANDKEVVHEEEGNVVVINTCGFIANAKEESVNTILEYVQKKEAGLVDKVFVTGCLSERYKPDLQKEIPNVDEYFGTSDLPNLLKALGADYKHELIGERLTTTPKNYAYLKIAEGCDRPCSFCAIPLMRGKHKSTPIEDLVQEAEKLAAKGVKELVLIAQDLTYYGLDLYKKRNLAELLKELVKVEGIEWIRLHYAFPTGFPMDVLDVMNQEPKVCNYLDIPLQHIADPILKSMRRGTTKAKTTQLLQDFRATVPEMTIRTTLIVGYPGETEEDFQTLKSWVEEMRFERLGCFTYSHEENTHAYNLEDDVPEDVKLERAAEIMELQSQISWELNQEKVGQTFRCIIDRKEGPYFVGRTEFDSPDVDNEVLIDAAKHYVKIGEFTNVKITEAADFDLYGEPV; encoded by the coding sequence ATGCGGACAAAAACACTTAAAAAGAATAAAATCAACGTAGTAACCCTAGGGTGTTCCAAAAATGTGTACGATTCAGAAGTACTTATGGGACAGTTGCGTGCCAACGATAAAGAGGTGGTACATGAAGAGGAGGGGAATGTTGTTGTCATCAACACCTGTGGTTTTATTGCCAATGCCAAAGAGGAGAGTGTAAACACCATTTTGGAATATGTGCAAAAAAAAGAAGCCGGACTAGTTGATAAGGTTTTTGTGACCGGATGTTTAAGTGAGCGCTATAAGCCAGACTTACAAAAAGAGATTCCCAATGTGGACGAATATTTTGGGACCAGTGATCTACCCAATCTATTGAAGGCTCTTGGAGCCGATTATAAGCATGAGCTGATCGGGGAACGATTGACGACCACCCCTAAAAATTATGCCTATTTAAAAATAGCCGAAGGTTGTGACCGACCTTGTTCCTTCTGTGCCATTCCCCTGATGCGTGGAAAGCACAAGAGTACCCCTATTGAAGACCTTGTTCAGGAAGCTGAGAAATTGGCTGCCAAAGGGGTGAAGGAATTGGTATTGATCGCCCAGGATTTAACCTATTATGGGTTGGATCTTTACAAAAAGAGAAACTTGGCAGAGCTGTTGAAGGAACTGGTAAAAGTTGAGGGGATCGAATGGATCCGTTTGCACTATGCCTTCCCTACAGGGTTCCCAATGGATGTATTGGATGTGATGAACCAGGAGCCAAAAGTATGCAACTACTTGGATATTCCTTTGCAACATATCGCGGATCCTATCCTGAAAAGTATGCGTCGTGGGACCACTAAGGCCAAAACGACCCAATTGTTACAGGATTTCAGGGCTACCGTACCAGAAATGACCATCCGTACCACCTTGATCGTGGGATATCCTGGGGAAACCGAAGAGGACTTCCAGACCTTAAAAAGTTGGGTAGAAGAAATGCGTTTTGAACGTTTGGGATGTTTCACCTATAGCCATGAGGAAAATACACATGCCTACAATTTGGAGGACGATGTGCCAGAAGATGTAAAATTGGAACGCGCTGCCGAGATTATGGAGCTACAGTCCCAGATCTCTTGGGAGCTGAACCAGGAAAAAGTAGGACAGACCTTCCGTTGCATTATCGACCGTAAAGAGGGACCTTACTTTGTAGGTCGTACCGAGTTCGATTCTCCGGATGTGGACAATGAGGTACTTATAGATGCTGCGAAACACTACGTAAAAATAGGGGAGTTCACCAATGTGAAAATTACCGAAGCGGCAGATTTTGACCTGTACGGCGAACCTGTGTAA
- a CDS encoding DMT family transporter — MNKPRLALVIGILCVSVFPLLIKMELAPGLISAFYRMAIALVLILPYAWYTKQLGMPSTKILLLTALGGILFGSDVAAWNIAILESTATQASLLTNLSPVWVGVATFLFLTNKPTKNFWIGTLISLLGMVALVGFEVFASLSFDIGFICGVLSGVFYSAYLLISKEVLAKISIVTFMTYSLMASSVFLGIMSLAWGEPFGGFSTMGWMVLSLQAVVCQLLAWLMVSYALQYMRTTRVSLAMLSQALLTAFLAWVFLDEIITLQMILGGIVLLFGIRITFYNKPITIKRSHWLPLLKMRHKRKSNVTQVRRTGQNLPLR; from the coding sequence ATGAACAAGCCAAGATTAGCCTTAGTCATAGGAATACTCTGTGTATCCGTTTTTCCGCTTTTGATAAAGATGGAACTGGCCCCCGGTTTGATCTCGGCCTTCTACCGCATGGCCATAGCCCTTGTGCTTATTCTGCCCTATGCATGGTATACCAAACAGTTGGGCATGCCCTCAACAAAAATACTGCTGTTAACTGCCTTGGGCGGCATCTTATTTGGATCGGATGTGGCAGCATGGAATATCGCTATCCTGGAATCCACTGCTACACAGGCATCGCTACTGACAAACCTTTCCCCGGTATGGGTGGGCGTTGCCACCTTTTTGTTTTTAACGAACAAACCCACCAAGAATTTCTGGATTGGCACCCTCATTTCCCTTCTAGGGATGGTTGCCCTGGTAGGTTTTGAGGTGTTTGCCTCCCTTTCCTTTGATATCGGATTTATTTGTGGAGTCTTATCTGGCGTCTTTTATTCGGCCTACCTCCTGATAAGCAAGGAAGTACTCGCCAAGATCTCCATTGTTACCTTTATGACCTACAGCCTAATGGCCTCCTCCGTCTTTTTAGGGATTATGAGCTTGGCGTGGGGCGAGCCTTTTGGCGGGTTCTCCACGATGGGCTGGATGGTACTCTCCTTACAGGCAGTGGTATGCCAATTATTGGCCTGGTTGATGGTGAGCTATGCCCTGCAATATATGAGAACCACCCGTGTGTCTTTGGCCATGTTGAGTCAGGCTTTGTTGACCGCTTTTTTGGCGTGGGTCTTTTTGGATGAGATTATTACCCTACAGATGATCTTGGGAGGGATTGTTCTCCTTTTTGGAATCCGAATTACCTTCTACAATAAGCCTATAACAATAAAAAGGAGCCACTGGCTCCCTTTATTAAAAATGCGGCATAAACGTAAATCCAATGTTACACAGGTTCGCCGTACAGGTCAAAATCTGCCGCTTCGGTAA
- a CDS encoding ABC-F family ATP-binding cassette domain-containing protein has protein sequence MISVDQIAVEFSGDTLFSDVSFVINENDKIALMGKNGAGKSTMMKIIAGEQKATRGHIRFPKDAVIAYLPQHLLTNDNCTVFEEASKAFKEIFEMRDEMDRLNKELETRTDYESDAYMNIIGKVSDLGEKYYALEEINYEAEVEKALRGLGFRREDFGRLTSEFSGGWRMRIELAKILLQKPDLILLDEPTNHVDIESVIWLEDFLLNKAKAVVVISHDKTFIDNITNRTIEVTMGRIYDYKANYTHYLQLREDRRAHQIKAYQEQQKFIADNQQFIDRFKGTYSKTNQVTSRERMLEKLQIIEIDEIDTSALKLRFPPAIRSGDYPVTVNGLTKKYGDHVVFQDANMSISRGEKVSFVGRNGEGKSTMIKAIMGEIDFEGECSLGHNVKVGYFAQNQASLLDPDLTIFQTVDEVAEGDIRTQIKNILGRFMFGGDDLEKKVSVLSGGEKTRLAMVKLLLEPVNLLILDEPTNHLDLKSKDVLKEALLSFDGTLILVSHDRDFLQGLSQKVFEFKEKRVIEHFETIDAFLIRNRIENLKEIDLKA, from the coding sequence ATGATTTCCGTAGACCAAATTGCAGTAGAATTTAGTGGGGATACACTCTTTAGTGACGTGTCCTTCGTGATCAATGAGAATGACAAAATTGCCCTAATGGGGAAGAATGGGGCTGGGAAATCTACCATGATGAAGATCATCGCCGGGGAGCAGAAGGCCACCCGTGGGCATATCCGTTTTCCCAAGGATGCCGTGATCGCCTACTTGCCACAGCATTTGCTCACCAATGATAACTGCACCGTCTTTGAAGAGGCTTCCAAGGCCTTCAAGGAAATCTTTGAAATGCGGGACGAAATGGACCGCCTGAACAAGGAACTGGAGACGAGGACCGACTATGAGTCCGACGCCTATATGAACATCATAGGCAAAGTGTCCGACCTTGGGGAGAAGTACTACGCTTTGGAAGAGATCAACTATGAGGCCGAAGTGGAAAAGGCCCTGAGGGGACTTGGTTTTAGAAGAGAAGATTTTGGGAGGCTGACGAGCGAGTTCAGTGGGGGATGGCGTATGCGTATTGAGCTTGCGAAGATCTTGTTGCAAAAGCCGGACTTGATCCTTTTGGATGAGCCTACCAACCACGTGGATATAGAATCTGTGATCTGGTTGGAAGATTTCTTATTGAACAAGGCCAAGGCCGTTGTGGTCATTTCCCACGATAAGACCTTTATTGACAATATCACCAATAGGACCATAGAGGTGACCATGGGCCGTATCTATGATTACAAGGCCAACTATACGCACTACCTGCAATTGCGGGAAGACAGGCGTGCCCATCAGATTAAGGCATACCAGGAACAGCAAAAATTTATTGCGGACAACCAACAATTTATAGACAGGTTCAAGGGAACCTATTCCAAGACCAACCAAGTGACCTCGCGGGAGCGTATGTTGGAGAAGTTGCAGATCATTGAGATTGATGAAATAGATACTTCTGCCCTAAAATTACGTTTTCCTCCTGCTATCCGCTCGGGGGATTATCCCGTAACGGTAAACGGACTGACGAAAAAATATGGGGACCATGTGGTGTTCCAGGATGCCAATATGTCCATCAGTAGGGGAGAAAAGGTCTCCTTTGTAGGTAGGAACGGGGAAGGAAAATCTACCATGATCAAAGCCATTATGGGCGAGATCGATTTTGAGGGGGAATGTTCCCTTGGCCATAACGTAAAAGTGGGGTATTTTGCCCAGAACCAAGCATCGCTATTGGACCCAGACCTGACCATCTTCCAGACTGTGGATGAGGTGGCCGAAGGGGATATCCGTACCCAGATCAAAAATATCTTGGGGAGGTTTATGTTCGGCGGGGATGATCTGGAGAAAAAGGTAAGCGTCCTCTCCGGAGGGGAAAAAACCCGACTGGCGATGGTAAAACTCTTGTTGGAACCGGTAAACCTGTTGATTCTGGATGAGCCTACCAACCATTTGGACCTGAAGTCCAAGGACGTATTGAAAGAAGCGTTGTTGTCCTTTGATGGTACCCTGATTCTGGTGTCCCACGACCGTGACTTCCTACAAGGCTTGAGCCAAAAGGTATTTGAGTTTAAGGAGAAGAGGGTGATAGAGCATTTTGAGACCATTGATGCCTTCCTGATCCGTAACCGAATTGAGAATTTAAAGGAGATAGATCTAAAGGCCTAG
- the dapB gene encoding 4-hydroxy-tetrahydrodipicolinate reductase, whose translation MPIKVCIAGATGWAGSALSKGLVNHPGFELVGAIARKKAGDNLAEVLELSPGNIPIFADIDAALEQLQFDVLVEYTKPDSAMKNVLAALNKGINTVIGTSGLTEQDYKKIGEAATAANASVLAVGNFALTVVLLQKFSEMAAKYIPNYELIDYAHESKIDSPSGTARELAHRLSNVQESTLFVSEADLVGIKESRGARLEGVQVHSVRLPGHVISIEAIFGLKDEKLTLRHDSGASAEPYVQGALLAIEKVGTFKGLKRGLDSVMDF comes from the coding sequence ATGCCAATCAAAGTATGTATTGCGGGTGCCACCGGTTGGGCGGGCTCCGCGTTGAGCAAAGGGCTGGTGAACCATCCAGGTTTTGAACTGGTCGGGGCCATTGCCAGAAAAAAGGCCGGCGACAACCTAGCCGAAGTCCTGGAACTCAGTCCAGGGAATATCCCCATTTTTGCGGATATTGATGCTGCCCTGGAGCAACTACAATTTGATGTGCTGGTAGAATACACCAAACCGGACAGTGCCATGAAAAATGTGCTGGCAGCCCTAAACAAAGGCATCAATACGGTCATAGGCACCTCTGGCCTCACGGAGCAGGACTATAAAAAAATCGGGGAGGCAGCAACAGCAGCCAACGCTTCCGTCTTGGCGGTAGGGAATTTTGCCCTTACCGTGGTACTGCTGCAAAAATTCTCAGAAATGGCGGCCAAGTATATTCCCAATTACGAACTCATAGATTATGCCCACGAGTCCAAAATAGACTCCCCCAGCGGTACTGCCAGGGAATTGGCACATCGGTTGTCGAACGTACAGGAATCTACCTTATTCGTTTCCGAAGCTGATCTTGTGGGCATCAAAGAAAGTAGGGGTGCCCGGTTGGAAGGGGTGCAGGTTCATTCGGTGCGACTTCCCGGTCATGTTATTTCCATAGAGGCCATCTTTGGGCTCAAGGACGAGAAACTTACCCTGAGGCACGATTCTGGTGCCAGTGCGGAACCCTATGTACAAGGTGCCCTCTTGGCCATAGAAAAAGTGGGTACTTTTAAAGGCCTTAAAAGAGGGCTGGACAGTGTGATGGATTTTTAA